CAAGTAATCCAAGATGATCTAAATGGAAGTGAGAGATATAGATAGCATCTATATCCTCAAATATGTTTAGCGGTGGTATAGCACCAATACTCCTCAGCTCATTTATACCAAGAGGCTGGATTCTCCCACGATAATATTTTCTAAGAACCTGGAATCTAATACCATTATCAAAAACAATCTTTCTATCTCTATCTTTAACCAGTACACAGTTACCACCAATCTCCCCATAACCACCATAGATCTCTAAAGTTAGAGAGTCTTCAGATATTGTTAGCTGAGGCTTCATCCACCTGTACCCTCAGGTCTAAATCTATATCTCTTAACACTAACCTCTCTCCACCTCATATTATTTACAGGGTCTTGAATTGCTAATATTCTAGGACTCTTTGTACCAATTCCATAGACTATATAGAGCCAATACTTATCACCCTTCTCTCTAGCAACATTAAACTCTGCTTCAGTAAGCTCTACCTCTAGATCCAGTCCCGATTTCCCCTTAACCTCTATAAACCTTATCTCACCAGTTCTAGGATCTCTACTAAAAATATCGAAATGCTCCCTCATGCTAACATCCTCTGGAATTCTTCCAGATTTAATCTCATACTCCATAGCTATCTTCATAGCCTTCTCCTCTATCTCCTTAACCATAACCGGTGTAGGTATAGCACCCTGAGCAGCTTCAGAGGGGGTGGTAAAGATTATTGCACCTAGATACTCCATCTTATCGCTATAGAGATCAAGATTATTTGGTCTAGGCTCCCAGTATTGATGATAAGCACTAAAACCAAGTCCCTCAACCCTAGATATATATTCTCTAAACTCCTTCAGAGCCTCAGACACAACACTCCTTAGAACAATCTTTGACGCACTTATTTTAAGAGACTCTAGGAATTCATTTGGAATAGAGTATTCCTGTATAGCAGATACAATATTATTTTGAGAAGAAGCTACAGTAATTATTTCAAATAGTTTCCTCCCCCTGATAAACTCCCTATCATTATTCTTTACACCAACACCAATAACCTCTGAATATATGGGTCTATCTCTAAAGAATACCATAACCCTAAATAGGTGAAGCTCCTTTAAACCTTCTAACTGTGCTGAAGATAATAGGTATACAGGTTTATTGTCAGTATTTGGAAGAAGCGAATTGATATTATCATAAATATCGTATATGTTGTCCAGTTTTGATGTATCTACATATATTCTATTTCCATCAATTTTAACATTAAGCTTTCTTAAACTTACAATAACTATGAATAGATCCTTAAACACTCTCTCAACTTCATTTCCACGAAAATCACCAAGAATATCACGAAGTATTCTCTCAATTCTTATTGTAAGTCCTTTTCTAGCTAATCCAATTCTCTCAAGACTCTTCTTCAAAGATTCTAAAGCACTTATGATACTTTTGATATAGCTCTCTAGACCTATACGACCCTCGCGTATATATGTTAGCAAAGCCTTGTATTCACTATATTTTGGAACTCCCTTCTCAGTATCAATTGGAATAGTGATATGTCCTTCCTCTGTCATCATATCTATCACTACCTCCTCTCCTATAGGCACCTTAGATTCTTGTAGTGAGCGTCCAAGTGCTAACAGCTTCTTGTATAGAATATCTAGAACATCTTTATCACTCCTTATATCTAGGAATATTGTATAGCTGGTAACATCTCTCTCCTGCCCAAGTCTCCAGACTCTTCCAAGTCTCTGCTCTATTTTGATAGGGCTCCAAGTAGGTTCATAGTTTATTATAATATTTGCTACCTGTAGATTTAGACCCTCAGAAGCAACATCTGTAGAAATAACAACCTTGATACGGCCTTGACCCAAATATTTCTTTAAATCCTCTATATCAGGATTTCTCCTTTCTCTCCACCCAGGAATCTCTATCCTTTCACCAGTAATGAGAGCTGCCTCCTTTGCAATATCTGGCATCTCTATAGAGAGCTGTCTATAGATATACTCAGCAGTATCTCTATACTCAGTAAACACAACAACTTTCTCCCCCCTCAAAACATGTTCCTCAATAACTCTAAACACTGTTCTAAGCCTACTATCACCACGTCCAACAATACTATTGGCATAGCTTACAAGAGTCCTAATTATCTCAACATCTCTATCATTGATTAGAGGGGCACATTCTTCAGCAAATCTATTGATAATCTCATCAGGATTCTTCTCCTCTTCATCATAAATATCACTATAATCCTCAAATCCGAGTCCTAGAAGAGCATCAGCTATACTCCTAGCCTCTTCATCAAGTTTAGCAACATCTAATGAAGGTGCTCTGCCTTTAACTACCATAGCTCTTTTGCTTATTATCCTCTCAAGAGTTTTCATTGCTGCATATGGACTTGAAGAAGCTCTTTTTGCTATGAGTGCAAGTAGAAGTGGTAATGCTTTTGGCTCTTCACCAACATATTCATGATACTCTAAAAGTTTGTCTCTAAGAAATTCGAATAGAAGTTCATTAAATTTCTCCTCCTCTGGAGTGGCTTTTACAACTCTTGCAATAAATCTTGCATTTTTAAATATGAGTCTATGTTCATACACATCATTTATATCCATCTTAGTTCTACGTACAACAATAGCATCACGTGTAAGGCTATAGAAAGACTCATTATCTAACTCCTTCTCACCCCCAATAAGATATGGATCCACAAGCCTTAGCCTAGATATATAGTCTGCTACATACCCCCTATGTGGTGTAGCTGACAATAAAATTACATTACGATTAGCAACCTTAGCCAACTCCTCTACAAGTTCATATCTCTGTGTAGCACTCCTTTGACCAGATCTTGTTTTTCCAACTCTATGTGCTTCATCAACTATAACAATATCCCAATCAACACCAAGTATCTTCGATTTATGTGGTTCTCTCTTCACAAGATCTATCGATGCTAGATACCATCCATCGGGAAAACCCTGGCGATGATATGCATCAATAACCTTTCTCTCTATGACTTTAGCTAGAACTCCAAAACGCTTAAGTTCTGATCTCCACTGCTCTACAAGGATTCTAGGTACAAGGATCAGTATTTTTCTAGCTCCATCTCTCTTCTCAAGCATTTTAGCAATTAGTATTGCCTCAATGGTTTTACCAAGCCCTATCTCATCACCAATCAATATCCTTATAGGTCTACGAAAAGCTAGCTTAAATAATAACTCTACTTGGTGTGCAAATGGTAATGCTGGTGGATCTGCTTTACAATTCAATATAAAGAAAAATGGGTGGTAATCAAAACCTCTAATAACCTTGGAGAAAAGCTGTAGTGCTTGTTCCCTAGTCAATTCTGTGTAAGATTCTGAAGGCCTTAGCAATTCTACACACACCCCAGAACCCTTCATTCTCATAAGCATTTACTATCTTACTATACCAGAATATAGCTTCAAACTCCCCTATACCCACAATAGCATCGCCAAGCTGTAAAGCCTTTGAAGAACTCTTTACACATTGTCTAAAACCTGTAAAGATTACAAGTCTCCTAAAAATATCCTCTGCCTGTGGCCCCTCAAGATATATAGTCTTTCCCGATCTACTCCTCTTTACAGAAGCATCAAATCTCTCAAGAAAACTAGAAACAACATCATATTCACAATAAGCGCTAAACACTCTACTACCAATATTATCATAGAAATACACAACTTCAATAGGATTTCTATGCTTTCTACTTCTAGTGAAGAAACGTATTGTAAATATCTTTTCTGTCTCCCCCATAGAACTACTCCTCATATGGATAATATGTAATGCATTTACAGTTCTCAAGCTCCTTTATATCAGCCTCACTAAACTCTGGAACAATCACATAGTCTCCTTTCCTTGGCTTCAATCTAACTCTATAGCTAATATGTTTTACGAAGAGACCACCATATCTTGTAACAATAGCTGAAAACATTGATTTAACATCATCGAGTGTAACATTGTTAAGTCTCAAAGCTATTTTTGATCTCCTATCCTGTATCTCGGCCTCTACCTCAAGAACAGCTTCCTCAACATCACACTCAGAACCAAGTCTAGTACTAAATATTCTTATAGGTCCAAGATTTGGCATTCCCATCTCGATCTCTAGCATAGAAATCTTTGATCCTTTTGGTGGCACCCCCTGGATAGGTCTGATTCCCTTTGGCTTAACGATAATATTGATTTTAGCAGATCTAAGAGTCTCGCCAAGGCTATTGAGAACCTTTATATCATAGCTATACTCCCCAGGTTTATCTGGTGCTCTCAATCTCCATTCTACTATAGCTGACGGTCTATCATCACCAAGAACAATTTTATCAAGACTAAGACTACCATTTGATGCAACTAGAGTTACATCGCCTTTAAATGAGCCGATACGCTCAACAACAATATTTATAGAGAGATCCTCGCCGGGAGTAGCTATAGCTTCATATCTATCTAGCTTTATATCCACACCCTCCTGCAAAAACTCTACAACTCTAACAAGAGGACTCTCACGTAGAACACCTATATCAAATTTCTCTAGAGCTTCATCAACAGGTATCGGATTTCCACTGATATAGAATGCATACCATATCCTCCTAATACCACCAGAAACCTTCTCCTCCTTAACACCCTTCAAACCCTCGATCTGCTCCCTAAGAGCAGTTCTCCACGGCAAAACAACATCATTTAACCCTATATCACTTGGAACCTCTCCCTCTTCATATGAAGGCAATCTACATTCATATCTAGATTGACACTCATACACCTTTTTATAATATATCTTGCCCTCCTTCTTTATACCTATCTTAAGCTTCTTCACACCATCAATCAGAGCGTCTTTTACAGTTGTTTCTCTAACTATTGGTAGTCTTGGATTAGAATAGAAATAGTCTATAATATCAGAAACACTTCTCGACATATCACCTTCAGATATATCGATACCCACCTGAGAAAGCAGATATTCAAGAGTCTCGAAATCGAGTTCTTCATAATATTTCTGTGGTTTAATGCTCTTTAGAGTTCTCGTAACATTCTCCACTATAGATTCAGCACCCGTAGAGGTTTCAGTGATTCTAAAGGTATTTCTATGGTTTTGCTCATCAAAACTAGGATAAGCAACAGTGTTGAGTCCCTGAAGAATTGATTGTGCAAGAAGACTTATAACACCTCCTTCACCTGTACAATAGCCTCGTAGCTTTTTCTCCATAACCTCACGTATATCCTCATCTCTATATAGTGTACCAAGCTCTTCACTAACAATATCACAAGCTATCTTCCTCTTTGCATGACCAAGCATTACCGAGGTATAGTTGTTATCACTTGGATATATTAGATATACTGTATTGGCATATCTCCTATGTCCACCACTAGAAGTTTCATAGATCATCTTCTCTATATCGTTATCCCTAAGATGTGAGAGTATCGCTACCACAACATATCCCCTAGAGTCATAGTCTATAGATCTAGGTTCTGTTAACACCATACTAGATTCTACTTTAAATGGTGTCACAATCGGTGCGCCACGGCTATGTCTTCGAGAGCTAGATATTACTTCACTTATGGGTCTAGCCATAAGCTTCATTGCATAGTCCTTAACAACTTTCAAAGCTTCACCATCATCTATGGTTCTAGCGACCATTTCTACTCTTCGTATAGGTGATGCTATTTGTGTAAACCAATAATGAATACCACTTGTATCCGTGAGTAGATAGGTGAGATTGTTTGATAGCCACTGTAATGCATCTATATAGTCTTTTGGCTGTATCGCTAATCTCCTTGCTGTCGATGGTTCATAAGACGATACTGCTATATCATATTTATCTGGATATATTTGGCGATACTCAAGCAGACCTGCATAGACAAATGATTTTACAAAGATTGTCTTTGCTATAATCTTAGCGAGAACAGGTTTTTCATACTCCTTGGTCTTCTCAATTATATCCTCATTAACCACAGTATCGTATTGCCTATATAGCTCATGTGAGAGTAACATAGATCTTATTTCACGATCCTCAACATCTATATGGAAAGGCATGATCAGCTCTACATCAGTATTTTCATTAGCGATTTTCCTTATGATTTTTCTAGTGAGTTTTATGAGATCTCTAGTTTTTTGTAATCCTTCATGCTTATCTACGATGTTTATAAGTGTCTCTATATATGATGGGTGGAATGGATATGTTTTCTCGATTTGATATGCTTTTCTATCGGCACCCTGTCCAAAGATTTCTTTATTTTCTTCAGCTCCATATATTTTTGTAAGTGTTGCTGCAATGCTTTTAGCTGGAACAGGGTCTATCTCCTCAAATATTCTTACCTTTAAAATACTTGGAATATCTGATGGTGCTACAGGTACTATTCTCTTGCCAGCAACCCTGGATATGGATCTATATAGGCTGAGTATTATGTCTTGAGAGGATTTATAGCGTTCCTCAACTATAATTCCACTACCCGGCTTCTCCTCGATGGGTATGGATATCACTAGAATGCTGTATCTAGATAGTTCAATAGCCTTGGCTAGATATTCCATGAAAGCTACTACTTGATCACCATAGTTTTGAAGCCTAGGGTCTCCAGATCTCTTTAGCCTTGATATATAGTCAGCTATTTCATCTGCTAAGATAAGTGTTGGTTTATCTCCAAGAAGCTTAACTATTATGTCTGGTGGAGGTGGTAATAGGGATTCATCATTTAGCTTAACTTCACCAAAACGACCTAGCTGATGTGCTAGAGAACCCCATAGCGTCTGTACTCTGTAGCCTCCTGGGACATCCAATGGGTTTACAGGTGTAGGTGCAAGTGCAGTACTTCCAGGATCCAGCACAACTATCTGTATAGAGCCAATATTTGTAAGTATATCAACAAGTTTTTCTATGCGTTTCCTAGACTCTATATCCTC
Above is a genomic segment from Ignisphaera aggregans DSM 17230 containing:
- a CDS encoding helicase domain protein (COGs: COG1111 ERCC4-like helicase~InterProIPR000330:IPR001650:IPR006935:IPR014001:IPR 014021~KEGG: kcr:Kcr_0700 helicase domain-containing protein~PFAM: helicase domain protein; SNF2-related protein; type III restriction protein res subunit~SMART: DEAD-like helicase ; helicase domain protein~SPTR: B1L4S2 Helicase domain protein~PFAM: Helicase conserved C-terminal domain; SNF2 family N-terminal domain), whose translation is MTREQALQLFSKVIRGFDYHPFFFILNCKADPPALPFAHQVELLFKLAFRRPIRILIGDEIGLGKTIEAILIAKMLEKRDGARKILILVPRILVEQWRSELKRFGVLAKVIERKVIDAYHRQGFPDGWYLASIDLVKREPHKSKILGVDWDIVIVDEAHRVGKTRSGQRSATQRYELVEELAKVANRNVILLSATPHRGYVADYISRLRLVDPYLIGGEKELDNESFYSLTRDAIVVRRTKMDINDVYEHRLIFKNARFIARVVKATPEEEKFNELLFEFLRDKLLEYHEYVGEEPKALPLLLALIAKRASSSPYAAMKTLERIISKRAMVVKGRAPSLDVAKLDEEARSIADALLGLGFEDYSDIYDEEEKNPDEIINRFAEECAPLINDRDVEIIRTLVSYANSIVGRGDSRLRTVFRVIEEHVLRGEKVVVFTEYRDTAEYIYRQLSIEMPDIAKEAALITGERIEIPGWRERRNPDIEDLKKYLGQGRIKVVISTDVASEGLNLQVANIIINYEPTWSPIKIEQRLGRVWRLGQERDVTSYTIFLDIRSDKDVLDILYKKLLALGRSLQESKVPIGEEVVIDMMTEEGHITIPIDTEKGVPKYSEYKALLTYIREGRIGLESYIKSIISALESLKKSLERIGLARKGLTIRIERILRDILGDFRGNEVERVFKDLFIVIVSLRKLNVKIDGNRIYVDTSKLDNIYDIYDNINSLLPNTDNKPVYLLSSAQLEGLKELHLFRVMVFFRDRPIYSEVIGVGVKNNDREFIRGRKLFEIITVASSQNNIVSAIQEYSIPNEFLESLKISASKIVLRSVVSEALKEFREYISRVEGLGFSAYHQYWEPRPNNLDLYSDKMEYLGAIIFTTPSEAAQGAIPTPVMVKEIEEKAMKIAMEYEIKSGRIPEDVSMREHFDIFSRDPRTGEIRFIEVKGKSGLDLEVELTEAEFNVAREKGDKYWLYIVYGIGTKSPRILAIQDPVNNMRWREVSVKRYRFRPEGTGG
- a CDS encoding hypothetical protein (KEGG: siy:YG5714_0565 hypothetical protein~SPTR: C3NAV0 Putative uncharacterized protein) → MGETEKIFTIRFFTRSRKHRNPIEVVYFYDNIGSRVFSAYCEYDVVSSFLERFDASVKRSRSGKTIYLEGPQAEDIFRRLVIFTGFRQCVKSSSKALQLGDAIVGIGEFEAIFWYSKIVNAYENEGFWGVCRIAKAFRILHRID
- a CDS encoding ATPase (COGs: COG1483 ATPase (AAA+ superfamily)~KEGG: kcr:Kcr_0701 ATPase~SPTR: B1L4S3 Predicted ATPase~PFAM: Protein of unknown function (DUF499)~TIGRFAM: glutamate--cysteine ligase/gamma-glutamylcysteine synthetase, Streptococcus agalactiae type), with the protein product MGFLNHVKIWSDVLNSTLDEKAAPHLWSVHLGTEDRIYTDPVEFFRRTIITGPMIEALENIANVFTGKGGSKVLMLQSLFGGGKTHTLLTIYHALRKPTALLEAKTEDIESRKRIEKLVDILTNIGSIQIVVLDPGSTALAPTPVNPLDVPGGYRVQTLWGSLAHQLGRFGEVKLNDESLLPPPPDIIVKLLGDKPTLILADEIADYISRLKRSGDPRLQNYGDQVVAFMEYLAKAIELSRYSILVISIPIEEKPGSGIIVEERYKSSQDIILSLYRSISRVAGKRIVPVAPSDIPSILKVRIFEEIDPVPAKSIAATLTKIYGAEENKEIFGQGADRKAYQIEKTYPFHPSYIETLINIVDKHEGLQKTRDLIKLTRKIIRKIANENTDVELIMPFHIDVEDREIRSMLLSHELYRQYDTVVNEDIIEKTKEYEKPVLAKIIAKTIFVKSFVYAGLLEYRQIYPDKYDIAVSSYEPSTARRLAIQPKDYIDALQWLSNNLTYLLTDTSGIHYWFTQIASPIRRVEMVARTIDDGEALKVVKDYAMKLMARPISEVISSSRRHSRGAPIVTPFKVESSMVLTEPRSIDYDSRGYVVVAILSHLRDNDIEKMIYETSSGGHRRYANTVYLIYPSDNNYTSVMLGHAKRKIACDIVSEELGTLYRDEDIREVMEKKLRGYCTGEGGVISLLAQSILQGLNTVAYPSFDEQNHRNTFRITETSTGAESIVENVTRTLKSIKPQKYYEELDFETLEYLLSQVGIDISEGDMSRSVSDIIDYFYSNPRLPIVRETTVKDALIDGVKKLKIGIKKEGKIYYKKVYECQSRYECRLPSYEEGEVPSDIGLNDVVLPWRTALREQIEGLKGVKEEKVSGGIRRIWYAFYISGNPIPVDEALEKFDIGVLRESPLVRVVEFLQEGVDIKLDRYEAIATPGEDLSINIVVERIGSFKGDVTLVASNGSLSLDKIVLGDDRPSAIVEWRLRAPDKPGEYSYDIKVLNSLGETLRSAKINIIVKPKGIRPIQGVPPKGSKISMLEIEMGMPNLGPIRIFSTRLGSECDVEEAVLEVEAEIQDRRSKIALRLNNVTLDDVKSMFSAIVTRYGGLFVKHISYRVRLKPRKGDYVIVPEFSEADIKELENCKCITYYPYEE